A single genomic interval of Oreochromis aureus strain Israel breed Guangdong linkage group 12, ZZ_aureus, whole genome shotgun sequence harbors:
- the LOC116332382 gene encoding membrane-associated phosphatidylinositol transfer protein 2 isoform X1: protein MLIKEYRIPMPMSVEEYRIAQLYMIQKKSREESCGEGSGVEILENKPYTDGPGGTGQYTHKVYHIGMHIPSWFRSILPKAALRVEEESWNAYPYTRTRYTCPFVEKFSIDIETYYKPDTGNQADVFNMSAAEKRQRTIDPIDIVTDPIPPHEYKSEEDPRLYKSAKTQRGPLRDDWIEEYNNNPGKTPIMCAYKLCKVEFRYWGMQSKIERFIHDVGLRKVMVRAHRQAWCWQDEWYGLTIEDIRQLELETQVALARKMAQFSQAEEATEANGGTQSPDKDQEVKEAISCIEAEAVIPSSGGETLQPRGILTKQWSTSSRSSRSSKRGVSPSRHSISEWRMQSIARDSDDSSDEEFFDAHEDLSDGEEVFPKEIAKWNSNDLMDKIEAAETEETPGELFKEMTVDYERATSEERLDEENSSQQCLQPSKIHVLILVLHGGNILDTGGGDQNSKQADVNTISTAFDTVMRVHYPAALGRIAIRLVPCPAICADAFSLVSNLSPYSYDEGCLSSSQDHIPLAALPLLATSSPQYQDAVATVIFRANQVYTDFIKSLDGSSFSGQVCLIGDCVGGILGFDALCSSNQTVNESQNSSRRGSVISVQDQDLLSPGIIVNSGHGSASPTLEGSRHLSRSNIDIPRTSAGDDTKRQLPRKRSDSSTYELDTIKQHQAFLSSLHSSVLRNDTASRRSSSSTMLDGGSLGKFDFEVSDFFLFGSPLGLVLALRKTVIPMLDVAQLRPACQQVYNLFHPADPSASRLEPLLERKFHLLPPFSVPRYQRFPLGDGNSALLVETVQSNAQLLLDSGPPLSLRCQETISETCIPVPVLNWQEGSLKATPATMESDVVQSHGGVFMDSSYPSSPVTGPLSRGQRRASEVSIASQVSGMADSYTATNIANTESNQVNQSKKYSLLSLLALSSQNKFFLKTPPTSRKETKACQAAGSSDACVAAELDDEADSSESLSPTSQYENYRAGLDYAISDLVSLDSQAEVDQVAARWWGTKRLDFALYCPDALTAFPTVALPHLFHASYWESTDVVSFLLRQVMRHENSSILELDGKEVSEFTPSKPREKWLRKRTHVKIRNVTANHRVNDAVFIEDGQQVLTGRFMYGPLDMVTLAGEKVDLHIMTQPPSGEWVYFNTEVTNSSGRVSFVIPEDKRLGIGVYPVKMVVRGDHTFADSYLTVVPRSTEFVVFSIDGSFAASVSIMGSDPKVRAGAVDVVRHWQDLGYLIIYVTGRPDMQKQRVVAWLSQHNFPHGIVSFCDGLVHDPLRHKANFLKSLTEAHMKIFAGYGSTKDISVYTSIGLPSSQIYIVGRPSKKMQHQCQFITEGYAAHLSQLEYNHRSRPAKTTSARMVLRKGSFGLGANSDFLRKRNHLLRTISSQPAPSSPTGSIHNRPERTQSQSDSERLERERLERAHSHGQGGAQRSMSITASCWGRSSSTKLEPGVFSSK, encoded by the exons ATGCTCATCAAGGAGTACCGCATCCCCATGCCCATGAGTGTGGAGGAGTACCGCATCGCCCAGCTTTATATGATACAG aagaagagcagagaagAGAGCTGTGGTGAAGGCAGTGGGGTGGAGATCCTAGAAAACAAGCCGTATACAGATGGACCGGGCGGGACCGGCCAGTACACCCACAAGGTCTACCATATTGGCATGCACATTCCCAGCTGGTTCCGCTCCATCTTGCCCAAAGCGGCACTGAGGGTTGAAGAGGAGTCCTGGAACGCCTACCCTTACACCCGCACCAG ATACACTTGTCCCTTTGTGGAGAAGTTCTCCATTGACATTGAGACATACTACAAGCCCGACACTGGCAACCAGGCAGATGTCTTCAACatgtcagcagcagagaaaagaCAGAGGACTATTG ACCCAATTGACATAGTGACAGATCCCATCCCCCCTCATGAGTACAAATCAGAGGAAGACCCGAGGCTTTACAAGTCAGCCAAGACCCAGAGGGGTCCTCTGCGGGACGACTGGATAGAAGAGTACAACAATAACCCAGGCAAGACCCCCATCATGTGTGCCTACAAGCTCTGTAAGGTGGAGTTCCGCTACTGGGGCATGCAGTCAAAGATTGAACGCTTTATTCATGATGTTG GCTTAAGAAAGGTGATGGTGCGTGCCCACCGGCAGGCCTGGTGCTGGCAGGATGAGTGGTATGGTCTGACCATAGAAGACATCAGGCAGCTGGAGCTGGAAACCCAGGTGGCCCTGGCCAGGAAGATGGCTCAGTTTAGCCAGGCGGAGGAGGCCACCGAGGCCAACGGAGGCACACAGTCTCCAGACAAAGACCAGGAGGTTAAAGAGGCAATCAGCTGTATTGAAGCTGAAGCAGTCATTCCCAGCTCAGGAGGAGAAACTCTGCAGCCACGAGGTATACTTACCAAGCAGTGGTCCACCTCCTCCCGATCCTCCCGATCATCCAAGAGAGGAG tgagCCCATCACGTCACAGCATCTCCGAGTGGAGGATGCAGAGCATTGCACGAGACTCGGACGACAGCTCGGACGAGGAGTTCTTCGATGCTCACG AGGATCTCTCTGATGGAGAGGAGGTCTTCCCGAAAGAGATTGCCAAGTGGAACTCCAATGACCTCATGGACAAGATCGAAGCTGCAGAAACGGAGGAAACTCCTG GTGAGCTGTTCAAGGAAATGACTGTTGATTATGAAAGAGCAACCAGCGAGGAAAGATTAGATGAG GAGAACTCTTCCCAGCAGTGTCTGCAGCCCTCCAAGATCCATGTGCTCATCTTGGTCTTGCACGGAGGGAACATCCTGGACACAGGAGGAGGCGACCAGAACAGCAAGCAGGCCGACGTCAACACAATCAGTACGGCTTTCGACACAGTCATGCGTGTTCACTATCCTGCGGCGCTGGGACGCATCGCCATCCGCTTGGTGCCCTGCCCTGCCATCTGTGCCGACGCCTTCTCCCTAGTGTCCAA CCTGAGCCCTTACAGCTACGATGAAGGTTGTCTGTCCAGCAGCCAGGACCACATCCCACTGGCAGCCCTGCCTCTCCTCGCCACCTCTTCGCCACAGTACCAGGACGCTGTGGCCACCGTCATCTTCCGAGCCAACCAGGTGTATACGGACTTCATAAAATCTCTGGATGGTTCTTCTTTCTCCGGCCAG GTTTGCCTCATTGGGGACTGTGTGGGAGGAATCTTGGGCTTTGATGCTCTGTGCAGCAGCAatcaaacagtaaatgagagccaGAACAGCAGTCGCAGGGGCAGTGTCATTAGCGTACAG GACCAGGATCTTTTATCTCCTGGCATCATTGTCAACAGCGGACACGGATCAGCGTCTCCAACCTTGGAGGGCAGCCGCCACCTCAGTCGCAGCAACATCGATATCCCACGTACCAGCGCAGGCGACGACACCAAGAGACAGCTGCCTCGCAAGAGGAGCGACTCCTCCACCTACGAGCTGGACACCATAAAGCAGCACCAGGCTTTCCTGTCCAG CTTACATTCCAGTGTCCTGCGGAACGACACAGCTTCCCGAAGGTCgagcagcagcaccatgctagATGGAGGCTCCCTGGGGAAATTTGACTTTGAAGTGTCTGACTTTTTCCTCTTTGGCTCTCCGCTTGGCTTGGTACTCGCCCTGAGAAAGACTGTGATCCCTATGTTAGATG TGGCCCAACTACGACCTGCCTGTCAGCAGGTTTATAATCTGTTCCACCCCGCTGATCCTTCAGCCTCCCGCCTCGAACCTCTGCTGGAGCGGAAATTTCACCTCCTCCCTCCGTTCAGCGTGCCCCGTTACCAACGCTTTCCCCTGGGAGATGGAAACTCCGCCCTGCTGG TGGAGACAGTCCAGAGCAACGCTCAGCTGCTGCTTGACAGCGGGCCTCCCCTGTCCCTTCGCTGTCAGGAGACCATCAGTGAGACCTGCATCCCTGTACCTGTGCTAAACTGGCAGGAGGGCTCCCTCAAAGCCACACCCGCCACTATGGAGT CGGATGTTGTTCAGTCTCATGGTGGTGTCTTCATGGACAGTTCGTACCCCTCATCCCCCGTAACGGGCCCCCTCTCCCGGGGCCAGCGGAGGGCCAGTGAGGTCAGCATTGCCAGCCAGGTCTCAGGAATGGCAGACAGTTACACTGCCACCAACATAGCCAACA cTGAATCAAACCAGGTTAACCAATCCAAAAAATACAGTCTTTTGTCCCTACTCGCCCTATCATCACAAAACAAATTCTTCCTGAAAACTCCTCCCACGTCCCGTAAGGAAACAAAGGCTTGCCAGGCCGCAGGATCTTCTGATGCATGTGTAGCGGCAGAGTTGGACGATGAGGCAGACTCTAGTGAATCTCTAAGTCCCACCAGCCAGTACGAGAACTACCGGGCAGGGCTGGACTATGCTATATCTGATCTGGTCTCACTGGACTCCCAGGCTGAAGTGGACCAAG TTGCAGCACGCTGGTGGGGCACAAAGCGGCTGGACTTTGCCCTGTACTGCCCTGATGCCCTAACAGCTTTCCCCACAGTGGCTTTACCACACCTGTTCCACGCATCATACTGGGAGTCTACTGATGTTGTGTCTTTTCTCCTGAGGCAG GTCATGAGACACGAAAACTCAAGCATTCTGGAGCTCGATGGAAAAGAAGTGTCTGAATTCACCCCCTCTAAACCTCGAGAAAAGTGGCTCCGCAAGAGGACTCACGTGAAGATCAGG AATGTGACCGCCAACCACAGAGTGAACGACGCCGTCTTCATCGAAGACGGCCAGCAGGTCTTGACAGGCCGCTTCATGTACGGCCCCCTGGACATGGTCACTTTGGCCGGAGAGAAG GTCGATCTCCACATCATGACCCAGCCACCATCGGGAGAATGGGTGTACTTCAACACCGAGGTGACCAACAGCAGCGGGCGCGTGTCTTTTGTCATCCCAGAGGACAAGCGTCTGGGAATCGGAGTGTACCCAGTTAAAATGGTGGTCAG GGGTGACCACACGTTCGCTGACAGCTACCTGACAGTTGTTCCACGTAGCACGGAGTTCGTAGTGTTCAGCATTGATGGTTCATTTGCTGCCAGCGTTTCGATCATGGGCAGTGATCCCAAAGTGCGAGCTGGAGCTGTAGATGTTGTCAG GCACTGGCAGGATTTAGGCTATCTGATAATCTACGTGACCGGACGGCCAGACATGCAGAAGCAACGGGTAGTGGCCTGGTTGTCTCAGCACAACTTCCCTCATGGCATTGTCTCCTTTTGCGACGGCCTGGTCCACGACCCGCTCAGGCACAAGGCTAACTTCCTCAAGTCtttgacagag GCACACATGAAGATTTTTGCCGGCTATGGATCAACCAAAGACATCTCAGTCTACACCTCCATTGGCCTCCCTTCTTCTCAAATATATATTGTTGGCAGACCTTCTAAGAAGATGCAGCACCAGTGCCAG TTCATCACAGAAGGATACGCAGCTCATCTGTCCCAGCTGGAGTACAACCATCGCTCTCGGCCAGCCAAGACCACCAGTGCACGCATGGTGCTACGCAAAGGCAGCTTTGGCTTGGGAGCAAACAGTGACTTCTTGAGGAAGAGGAACCATCTGTTACGCACCATCTCCTCTCAGCCAGCCCCCAGCTCTCCAACGGGCAGCATCCACAACAGGCCGGAGCGCACGCAGAGCCAATCAGACAGCGAGCG
- the LOC116332382 gene encoding membrane-associated phosphatidylinositol transfer protein 2 isoform X3 codes for MLIKEYRIPMPMSVEEYRIAQLYMIQKKSREESCGEGSGVEILENKPYTDGPGGTGQYTHKVYHIGMHIPSWFRSILPKAALRVEEESWNAYPYTRTRYTCPFVEKFSIDIETYYKPDTGNQADVFNMSAAEKRQRTIDPIDIVTDPIPPHEYKSEEDPRLYKSAKTQRGPLRDDWIEEYNNNPGKTPIMCAYKLCKVEFRYWGMQSKIERFIHDVGLRKVMVRAHRQAWCWQDEWYGLTIEDIRQLELETQVALARKMAQFSQAEEATEANGGTQSPDKDQEVKEAISCIEAEAVIPSSGGETLQPRGILTKQWSTSSRSSRSSKRGVSPSRHSISEWRMQSIARDSDDSSDEEFFDAHEDLSDGEEVFPKEIAKWNSNDLMDKIEAAETEETPGELFKEMTVDYERATSEERLDEENSSQQCLQPSKIHVLILVLHGGNILDTGGGDQNSKQADVNTISTAFDTVMRVHYPAALGRIAIRLVPCPAICADAFSLVSNLSPYSYDEGCLSSSQDHIPLAALPLLATSSPQYQDAVATVIFRANQVYTDFIKSLDGSSFSGQVCLIGDCVGGILGFDALCSSNQTVNESQNSSRRGSVISVQDQDLLSPGIIVNSGHGSASPTLEGSRHLSRSNIDIPRTSAGDDTKRQLPRKRSDSSTYELDTIKQHQAFLSSLHSSVLRNDTASRRSSSSTMLDGGSLGKFDFEVSDFFLFGSPLGLVLALRKTVIPMLDVAQLRPACQQVYNLFHPADPSASRLEPLLERKFHLLPPFSVPRYQRFPLGDGNSALLVETVQSNAQLLLDSGPPLSLRCQETISETCIPVPVLNWQEGSLKATPATMESDVVQSHGGVFMDSSYPSSPVTGPLSRGQRRASEVSIASQVSGMADSYTATNIANIAARWWGTKRLDFALYCPDALTAFPTVALPHLFHASYWESTDVVSFLLRQVMRHENSSILELDGKEVSEFTPSKPREKWLRKRTHVKIRNVTANHRVNDAVFIEDGQQVLTGRFMYGPLDMVTLAGEKVDLHIMTQPPSGEWVYFNTEVTNSSGRVSFVIPEDKRLGIGVYPVKMVVRGDHTFADSYLTVVPRSTEFVVFSIDGSFAASVSIMGSDPKVRAGAVDVVRHWQDLGYLIIYVTGRPDMQKQRVVAWLSQHNFPHGIVSFCDGLVHDPLRHKANFLKSLTEAHMKIFAGYGSTKDISVYTSIGLPSSQIYIVGRPSKKMQHQCQFITEGYAAHLSQLEYNHRSRPAKTTSARMVLRKGSFGLGANSDFLRKRNHLLRTISSQPAPSSPTGSIHNRPERTQSQSDSERLERERLERAHSHGQGGAQRSMSITASCWGRSSSTKLEPGVFSSK; via the exons ATGCTCATCAAGGAGTACCGCATCCCCATGCCCATGAGTGTGGAGGAGTACCGCATCGCCCAGCTTTATATGATACAG aagaagagcagagaagAGAGCTGTGGTGAAGGCAGTGGGGTGGAGATCCTAGAAAACAAGCCGTATACAGATGGACCGGGCGGGACCGGCCAGTACACCCACAAGGTCTACCATATTGGCATGCACATTCCCAGCTGGTTCCGCTCCATCTTGCCCAAAGCGGCACTGAGGGTTGAAGAGGAGTCCTGGAACGCCTACCCTTACACCCGCACCAG ATACACTTGTCCCTTTGTGGAGAAGTTCTCCATTGACATTGAGACATACTACAAGCCCGACACTGGCAACCAGGCAGATGTCTTCAACatgtcagcagcagagaaaagaCAGAGGACTATTG ACCCAATTGACATAGTGACAGATCCCATCCCCCCTCATGAGTACAAATCAGAGGAAGACCCGAGGCTTTACAAGTCAGCCAAGACCCAGAGGGGTCCTCTGCGGGACGACTGGATAGAAGAGTACAACAATAACCCAGGCAAGACCCCCATCATGTGTGCCTACAAGCTCTGTAAGGTGGAGTTCCGCTACTGGGGCATGCAGTCAAAGATTGAACGCTTTATTCATGATGTTG GCTTAAGAAAGGTGATGGTGCGTGCCCACCGGCAGGCCTGGTGCTGGCAGGATGAGTGGTATGGTCTGACCATAGAAGACATCAGGCAGCTGGAGCTGGAAACCCAGGTGGCCCTGGCCAGGAAGATGGCTCAGTTTAGCCAGGCGGAGGAGGCCACCGAGGCCAACGGAGGCACACAGTCTCCAGACAAAGACCAGGAGGTTAAAGAGGCAATCAGCTGTATTGAAGCTGAAGCAGTCATTCCCAGCTCAGGAGGAGAAACTCTGCAGCCACGAGGTATACTTACCAAGCAGTGGTCCACCTCCTCCCGATCCTCCCGATCATCCAAGAGAGGAG tgagCCCATCACGTCACAGCATCTCCGAGTGGAGGATGCAGAGCATTGCACGAGACTCGGACGACAGCTCGGACGAGGAGTTCTTCGATGCTCACG AGGATCTCTCTGATGGAGAGGAGGTCTTCCCGAAAGAGATTGCCAAGTGGAACTCCAATGACCTCATGGACAAGATCGAAGCTGCAGAAACGGAGGAAACTCCTG GTGAGCTGTTCAAGGAAATGACTGTTGATTATGAAAGAGCAACCAGCGAGGAAAGATTAGATGAG GAGAACTCTTCCCAGCAGTGTCTGCAGCCCTCCAAGATCCATGTGCTCATCTTGGTCTTGCACGGAGGGAACATCCTGGACACAGGAGGAGGCGACCAGAACAGCAAGCAGGCCGACGTCAACACAATCAGTACGGCTTTCGACACAGTCATGCGTGTTCACTATCCTGCGGCGCTGGGACGCATCGCCATCCGCTTGGTGCCCTGCCCTGCCATCTGTGCCGACGCCTTCTCCCTAGTGTCCAA CCTGAGCCCTTACAGCTACGATGAAGGTTGTCTGTCCAGCAGCCAGGACCACATCCCACTGGCAGCCCTGCCTCTCCTCGCCACCTCTTCGCCACAGTACCAGGACGCTGTGGCCACCGTCATCTTCCGAGCCAACCAGGTGTATACGGACTTCATAAAATCTCTGGATGGTTCTTCTTTCTCCGGCCAG GTTTGCCTCATTGGGGACTGTGTGGGAGGAATCTTGGGCTTTGATGCTCTGTGCAGCAGCAatcaaacagtaaatgagagccaGAACAGCAGTCGCAGGGGCAGTGTCATTAGCGTACAG GACCAGGATCTTTTATCTCCTGGCATCATTGTCAACAGCGGACACGGATCAGCGTCTCCAACCTTGGAGGGCAGCCGCCACCTCAGTCGCAGCAACATCGATATCCCACGTACCAGCGCAGGCGACGACACCAAGAGACAGCTGCCTCGCAAGAGGAGCGACTCCTCCACCTACGAGCTGGACACCATAAAGCAGCACCAGGCTTTCCTGTCCAG CTTACATTCCAGTGTCCTGCGGAACGACACAGCTTCCCGAAGGTCgagcagcagcaccatgctagATGGAGGCTCCCTGGGGAAATTTGACTTTGAAGTGTCTGACTTTTTCCTCTTTGGCTCTCCGCTTGGCTTGGTACTCGCCCTGAGAAAGACTGTGATCCCTATGTTAGATG TGGCCCAACTACGACCTGCCTGTCAGCAGGTTTATAATCTGTTCCACCCCGCTGATCCTTCAGCCTCCCGCCTCGAACCTCTGCTGGAGCGGAAATTTCACCTCCTCCCTCCGTTCAGCGTGCCCCGTTACCAACGCTTTCCCCTGGGAGATGGAAACTCCGCCCTGCTGG TGGAGACAGTCCAGAGCAACGCTCAGCTGCTGCTTGACAGCGGGCCTCCCCTGTCCCTTCGCTGTCAGGAGACCATCAGTGAGACCTGCATCCCTGTACCTGTGCTAAACTGGCAGGAGGGCTCCCTCAAAGCCACACCCGCCACTATGGAGT CGGATGTTGTTCAGTCTCATGGTGGTGTCTTCATGGACAGTTCGTACCCCTCATCCCCCGTAACGGGCCCCCTCTCCCGGGGCCAGCGGAGGGCCAGTGAGGTCAGCATTGCCAGCCAGGTCTCAGGAATGGCAGACAGTTACACTGCCACCAACATAGCCAACA TTGCAGCACGCTGGTGGGGCACAAAGCGGCTGGACTTTGCCCTGTACTGCCCTGATGCCCTAACAGCTTTCCCCACAGTGGCTTTACCACACCTGTTCCACGCATCATACTGGGAGTCTACTGATGTTGTGTCTTTTCTCCTGAGGCAG GTCATGAGACACGAAAACTCAAGCATTCTGGAGCTCGATGGAAAAGAAGTGTCTGAATTCACCCCCTCTAAACCTCGAGAAAAGTGGCTCCGCAAGAGGACTCACGTGAAGATCAGG AATGTGACCGCCAACCACAGAGTGAACGACGCCGTCTTCATCGAAGACGGCCAGCAGGTCTTGACAGGCCGCTTCATGTACGGCCCCCTGGACATGGTCACTTTGGCCGGAGAGAAG GTCGATCTCCACATCATGACCCAGCCACCATCGGGAGAATGGGTGTACTTCAACACCGAGGTGACCAACAGCAGCGGGCGCGTGTCTTTTGTCATCCCAGAGGACAAGCGTCTGGGAATCGGAGTGTACCCAGTTAAAATGGTGGTCAG GGGTGACCACACGTTCGCTGACAGCTACCTGACAGTTGTTCCACGTAGCACGGAGTTCGTAGTGTTCAGCATTGATGGTTCATTTGCTGCCAGCGTTTCGATCATGGGCAGTGATCCCAAAGTGCGAGCTGGAGCTGTAGATGTTGTCAG GCACTGGCAGGATTTAGGCTATCTGATAATCTACGTGACCGGACGGCCAGACATGCAGAAGCAACGGGTAGTGGCCTGGTTGTCTCAGCACAACTTCCCTCATGGCATTGTCTCCTTTTGCGACGGCCTGGTCCACGACCCGCTCAGGCACAAGGCTAACTTCCTCAAGTCtttgacagag GCACACATGAAGATTTTTGCCGGCTATGGATCAACCAAAGACATCTCAGTCTACACCTCCATTGGCCTCCCTTCTTCTCAAATATATATTGTTGGCAGACCTTCTAAGAAGATGCAGCACCAGTGCCAG TTCATCACAGAAGGATACGCAGCTCATCTGTCCCAGCTGGAGTACAACCATCGCTCTCGGCCAGCCAAGACCACCAGTGCACGCATGGTGCTACGCAAAGGCAGCTTTGGCTTGGGAGCAAACAGTGACTTCTTGAGGAAGAGGAACCATCTGTTACGCACCATCTCCTCTCAGCCAGCCCCCAGCTCTCCAACGGGCAGCATCCACAACAGGCCGGAGCGCACGCAGAGCCAATCAGACAGCGAGCG